The Raphanus sativus cultivar WK10039 chromosome 2, ASM80110v3, whole genome shotgun sequence genome includes a region encoding these proteins:
- the LOC108836141 gene encoding uncharacterized protein LOC108836141, with protein MNATLEVQSCIKKFPWLIQMVKSRLFHEFCDQHISKQRCYFCCDCMTPLFCKVCFKKNDHKDHLTIQAFKCSNKTAVRTQTISKYMDLSSIHIYSVNSYSIVFINQRRENDNHRSKNNVLHKCKVCGWPFDAASSALFCSVECKLRNPIFGSQLDEVVKSSDDIVEPIVRPKESSEDVFEPIVKIKKSSEDVVEPTLKRNESSEDVVEPVVKRNESSDDVVRPIVKRKHRRKGISFRSPFS; from the exons ATGAACGCGACTCTTGAAGTTCAGAGCTGCATCAAAAAATTTCCATGGCTAATTCAGATGGTGAAGTCGAGACTATTCCATGAGTTCTGCGATCAACACATCTCAAAACAGCGATGCTACTTCTGTTGTGATTGTATGACTCCTCTTTTCTGCAAGGTCTGCTTCAAAAAGAACGATCACAAAGACCATCTTACGATTCAA GCATTTAAATGTTCGAACAAGACAGCAGTAAGGACTCAGACGATATCAAAATATATGGACCTATCTtccatacatatatattcagTGAATAGCTATTCCATCGTATTTATCAACCAGAGACGTGAGAATGATAATCATCGTTCTAAAAACAATGTTTTGCATAAGTGCAAAGTCTGTGGATGGCCTTTTGATGCTGCTTCTTCTGCTTTGTTCTGTTCGGTGGAATGCAAG CTTAGGAACCCTATATTTGGTTCACAACTGGATGAGGTGGTAAAGAGTTCAGATGATATTGTTGAACCCATTGTGAGACCAAAGGAGAGTTCAGAAGATGTTTTTGAACCTATTGTGAAGATAAAAAAGAGTTCAGAAGATGTCGTTGAACCCACTTTGAAGAGAAATGAGAGTTCAGAAGATGTTGTTGAACCAGTTGTTAAGAGAAATGAGAGTTCAGATGATGTTGTTAGACCCATTGTGAAGAGAAAACACAGGAGGAAAGGGATTTCATTTAGATCTCCCTTTTCCTAG